The sequence below is a genomic window from Mycobacterium spongiae.
TGCCGCGCGACGCGCGCGGCGTGCCGACCCTGCCGTCGGCATCGGTCGGGATCGCTAGCTCCGTATACAGGTGCGGCGAGCTGGAGTAGGTCTCGGCTGGATCAGGAGATCCGAGGCCAAGAGCATTGTCGATCATCGCCCAGCGGGGCAGCTCGTCCCAATCCACGAGCGTGACCGCGACTCCGGTGCGGCCGGCACGACCCGTCCGCCCGATGCGGTGGACGTACATCTTCTCGTCTTCGGGGCATTGGTAATTGATGACATGCGTGACGTCGTCGACGTCGATGCCGCGCGCAGCCACGTCAGTGGCGACCAGTACATCGATGTGGCTGGAGCGGAAGGCTTTGAGAGCCTTTTCGCGCGCTATCTGTCCGAGATCGCCATGGACTGCGCCCACAGCGAAACCGCGCTCGGTCAGCTCGTCGGCGACCTTTTGGGCCGTGCGCTTGGTGCGGGCGAAGATCATCGTCGCACCGCGATCTCGCGCCTGCAGGACACGGCTGACCAGCTCAACCTTGTCGAGCGCGTGGGCGCGATAGACAAACTGCTCGGTGGCGTCGTGCACCGCGGAGGAATGCGGTGCTTCCGCTCGGATGTGCGTGGGCTGCGCCATGAACGTGCGGGCCAGGGTGATGATGGGGTCTGGCATGGTCGCCGAGAACAGCATCGACTGCCGATCGGTGGGAATTTGGCGAAGAATGCGCTCGATGTCGGGTAGGAATCCCAGGTCGAGCATCTCATCGGCCTCGTCGAGCACCAGCACGCACAATCCGCCCAACTGCAGGTGGCCCTGCTGACAGAGGTCCAGCAGGCGGCCGGGGGTGCCCACCACGACGTCGGCGCCGACGCGTAGCGCCTCGATCTGGGGCTCGTAGGCGCGTCCGCCGTAGATGGACACGACCGACAGCGGGCGCTCGCCGTTGGTATCGCTGTCTGCGGCCGCTCCCGCGGTCAGATATCTTGCGGCAACGGCGAGGTCATCGGTCACCTGCAGACACAGCTCGCGAGTGGGCACGACAATCAAGGCACGGGGAGTGCCGTTGAGAGGCCTGACCCCATCTCCGGAGGTGATGCGCTGCAGCAGCGGCACGCCGAACGCGAAGGTCTTGCCCATACCGGTTCGGGCCTGGCCGATCACGTCATCGCCATCGAGCGCTAGCGGCAGGGTGAGTTCTTGGATAGCAAAGGGGGACTCGATGCCGTTTTCGGCTAATGCGCGGACTATCTCGTCGCGGACTCCGAGTGTGGCAAATGTTGGTTGAGGGCTTAGTTCAGTTGTGCTCTTCAATGCGGTCATCAGTTGGGTCAGGCGCCTTTCGGTGACGGTATCGGTCTTATGCCGGTGTTTCTCTGTCGCGGCTCACGCGCGCACGAGTTCCGACTCCGATCACGTCGCCGAGTCGCCGACCCACGCACATTCTCCAGTGGGTCCGCTACGTGCACGCACATATTCATTGGTAGTGGTGGTACAGACAAACCACTACCAATGAGCATCATAGCTGGTCGGCCGGCAGGCTCCCATTTTCCGATACGGCTGCCGACTAGAGTGTTGCCATGACTTCGCCCTCGTCCGCTGACCAGGTGGCGGATTCGTCCAGGCCCCAGCTGCCGGCGGAGCATCCCGGCGTCAACGAACTGTTTGCCTTGCTGGCTTACGGCGAAGTCGCTGCTTTCTACCGCTTGACAGAGGAAGCACGCATGGCGCCGGATCTGCGCGGCCGGATCTCGATGGCGACTATGGCCGCCGCTGAGATGGGGCACTACGAGTTGCTGCGCGATGCGTTGGAACGTCGTGGTATCGACGTCGTGCCGGCGATGTCAAAGTACGCGTCGGCGCTCGAGAATTACCACCGGCTGACGATGCCGAGCACGTGGCTGGAAGCCCTGGTCAAGGCCTATGTCGCTGACGCCTTGGCAGCCGATTTGTATCTGGAGATCGCCGACGGGTTGCCCGACGAGGTTGCCGACGTCGTGCGGGGGGCGTTGTCGGAGACGGGGCACTCGCAGTTTGTCGTCTCCGAAGTGCGCGCGGCGGTGACTACGAGTGCCAAACAACGGAGTCGGCTGGCACTGTGGTCGCGTCGGCTGCTCGGCGAAGCAATCACTCAGGCGCAACTCGTGCTGGCCGACCACGACGAGCTGGTCGACTTGGTGGTATCCGGTACTGGTGGGCTGGCCCAGCTCGCCTCGTTCTTCGACCGCCTTCAGCAGACACACGATCAACGGATGCGCGAACTGGGTCTTGGTTAGCGCCGAGATGAGGCGCACCGATCTAGCGCGTGCAGGTCGTGATGATCGAGTTGCTGGCCGAGGCTACAACCGGCTGGCCTGCGGCGTTCACGATCGAACAATTGAGACGACTGTAGATGCTCGTCGCGACCACCGATTGGGTCTGCACGCCTGGGTTCAAGACCACCATCTTTGTCCATGGCAGTGACACGTTGAATTCGGTTTTAGGGAAGCCCTGCTCGTCGGTGTAGACGACGTTCACGAGGTCGAGGAGCTGTTTGGCTCCCGTCACGCGGTACACGACGGCGCGCGGGTTGAGGGCGGCACCCGGGGGTGCAGGGGTCGGTGGTACCGCAGCAGTTGGCGTTGGGATTGCCCCGATACCAGGCCCCAGGCTCGGGCTGGGACTGGCGGACGGTGGTGTCAAGGTGGTGACCGTCTCCGGGGAAAGTGGTGATGTCCGGGATGGAGTGGGCGATGTACGTGGCGTGGTCTTCGGTGAGCTAGTGGGCGCGGCCGTCGTCCGCGGCGAGGCGGAGGTCGCTGTTCGGGGGGCTGGGGCTCCGACCGTGGCTTTTGTCGACGCGCTGTCTCCGCTATTGATGATGACCGCGGTCGCTATGGCACCGACGGCGACAACACCGCCGATGGTTGCTGCGAGCGGCCGCCACCGGCGATCGGCCGGCCACACCCACTCGCCGTCCGAGTCGGCCGAGCTGGACTCGAAATCATCAAGGTCGATTTCGCTGGTCACGTAGTCTTCGGCGGTCGGGTAGTCCTCGACGTTCCGAACGCCTTCGTGGAGCGGGTTAGCTGTGTTACTGATGGTGCTGATGTTATTGGCGGCGGAATCCGCGACCGAGTGTCGCGCGGCGTGTCGGACTGGCCTAGACCTAACCGTTATGCACCTGCTTGCTTGCCGTGAACTCTCTCCTGAGGCGGGGAACATCCAGGCGGCCAGCTGAGGCCATTGGGTTCGTGATTGGGGATGCGGTGAAAGTTGTGACCAGGAACACGGATGTTTTCCCGATGGCGACGCGTCGATGAAGGTGCTGCGTGGCGACGCGCAGCATCTCGAGCCGCAAGGGGTAACTCCGGTAGCGGAATGCCGACATGGCTGATAGCGCTAGCGGCACTAAACAGACACTGCTCCGGTCTTAATTCCATTGCACTAGAACATGATTCGAAGTCGCGCTATCCCTGCTTGCTTCGAAACCGTGACTCGCTCTGCGCGGCGCCACGCTAGCTTGTTTGCCGGGTGACTGTTTTACGTTGTTCCCCTTGAACTTTCCATCGCGTCGATATCCGCTCGCTGGGTTTTCGTCCTGTGGCAGTACGGGATTTTGGCATTGGTCGCTTCCGGAGTTGTGGACCAAGTAGCGGCGCGCCGCGACCCGCACTCCGCCCACAGGGCCACTACGATCGCCGCGTGGTGGATCGCTATGGAACCGATGTGCTGGCTGGGGGGCGGCGTCGGAAGCCCCAATCGGTCCAGCACACAGTCGAGCTCGGAATGGTTGTCGAGGATGCTCAAACGGGTTATGTCGGTGCCGTAGTCCGGGTGGAATACGGCCGCGTTGACCTCGAAGACCGACATGGCAAGACCCGCGGCTTTCCGCTAGGCCCCGGCTATCTCCTCGACGGACAACCGGTAATCCTCACGGCGCCGCGTCGTCCCGCGCCTGACCGAGCGAAACGAACAGCATCCGGTTCGATCCCGGCTCCGGCTAGGCGGGCTCGAGCCGCGCGCGCCAGTCGGATCTATGTTGAGGGCCGTCACGACGCCGAACTGATCGCGCAGGTCTGGGGCGACGACTTGCGAGTCGAAGGTGTCGTAGTCGAGCACCTCGGTGGCGTCGACGACCTAGTCCGGATCGTCGCCGACTTCCGCCCCGGACCCAGCCGCCGGCTAGGCGTCCTCGTGGACCACCTCGTCCCCGGATCCAAAGAAGCCCGGATTGCCGAAGCGGTGCGCCGCGGGCCAGGTGGCCCTGACGCCTTGGTTGTCGGTCATCCCTATGTCGACATATGGCAGGCAGTGAAGCCGCAGCGGCTCGGGCTGACCAAGTGGCCAAGCGTGCCTAGGGACATCGAGTGGAAGCACGGAGTTTGTGAAGCGCTCGGGTGGCCGCACGCCGACCAGACGGACATCAGCAGCGCATGGCGACGCATCCGCTCGACGGTGCGCAACTGGAACGATCTGGAGTCAGCCCTAATAGGTCGAATCGAAGAGCTCATCGACTTCGTGACAGAGCCCGCGGCCTAAATCGGGGGATCCGTCACGGGCGGATCCAGGGACATGGCTTGCCTTGGTTCGGTGTAGTAGCCGCTCGGAAGTTGCCCGAACGCGCTCAGAGCACAAGGCTCTTGGCGAGGATTTCTCCGGCTGCGGAGAGCGGGAGAGCCCCGACCGCCCGGCATGGATCGATTCACCCCCGAGGATTATCAGCAAAGTGGCGCATCTGGCCTCCGACGAGCACGCGAGCTTCCAATAGCGAGTTAAGGCGCCATACGTTTCGCAGCTTGTCGGGTATGCGGCCCCGTCGAACGACTCCAGGTGTTCTGCTACCTCCGATCAAGTATGGAGGCGGCGATCATCTGTGGTCGGGCCAGGCCCACCGGTGAAAGCATCGATGACATTCA
It includes:
- a CDS encoding DUF3097 domain-containing protein; the protein is MVDRYGTDVLAGGRRRKPQSVQHTVELGMVVEDAQTGYVGAVVRVEYGRVDLEDRHGKTRGFPLGPGYLLDGQPVILTAPRRPAPDRAKRTASGSIPAPARRARAARASRIYVEGRHDAELIAQVWGDDLRVEGVVVEHLGGVDDLVRIVADFRPGPSRRLGVLVDHLVPGSKEARIAEAVRRGPGGPDALVVGHPYVDIWQAVKPQRLGLTKWPSVPRDIEWKHGVCEALGWPHADQTDISSAWRRIRSTVRNWNDLESALIGRIEELIDFVTEPAA
- a CDS encoding ferritin-like fold-containing protein codes for the protein MTSPSSADQVADSSRPQLPAEHPGVNELFALLAYGEVAAFYRLTEEARMAPDLRGRISMATMAAAEMGHYELLRDALERRGIDVVPAMSKYASALENYHRLTMPSTWLEALVKAYVADALAADLYLEIADGLPDEVADVVRGALSETGHSQFVVSEVRAAVTTSAKQRSRLALWSRRLLGEAITQAQLVLADHDELVDLVVSGTGGLAQLASFFDRLQQTHDQRMRELGLG
- a CDS encoding MmpS family transport accessory protein encodes the protein MFPASGESSRQASRCITVRSRPVRHAARHSVADSAANNISTISNTANPLHEGVRNVEDYPTAEDYVTSEIDLDDFESSSADSDGEWVWPADRRWRPLAATIGGVVAVGAIATAVIINSGDSASTKATVGAPAPRTATSASPRTTAAPTSSPKTTPRTSPTPSRTSPLSPETVTTLTPPSASPSPSLGPGIGAIPTPTAAVPPTPAPPGAALNPRAVVYRVTGAKQLLDLVNVVYTDEQGFPKTEFNVSLPWTKMVVLNPGVQTQSVVATSIYSRLNCSIVNAAGQPVVASASNSIITTCTR
- a CDS encoding DEAD/DEAH box helicase, which translates into the protein MTALKSTTELSPQPTFATLGVRDEIVRALAENGIESPFAIQELTLPLALDGDDVIGQARTGMGKTFAFGVPLLQRITSGDGVRPLNGTPRALIVVPTRELCLQVTDDLAVAARYLTAGAAADSDTNGERPLSVVSIYGGRAYEPQIEALRVGADVVVGTPGRLLDLCQQGHLQLGGLCVLVLDEADEMLDLGFLPDIERILRQIPTDRQSMLFSATMPDPIITLARTFMAQPTHIRAEAPHSSAVHDATEQFVYRAHALDKVELVSRVLQARDRGATMIFARTKRTAQKVADELTERGFAVGAVHGDLGQIAREKALKAFRSSHIDVLVATDVAARGIDVDDVTHVINYQCPEDEKMYVHRIGRTGRAGRTGVAVTLVDWDELPRWAMIDNALGLGSPDPAETYSSSPHLYTELAIPTDADGRVGTPRASRGKRSTDSGGQKSGTAKSPPNNRNGSRRRRTRGGKPVTGHPASNPAANGEDASDAGSGPAPAASSSTGSSETTRRRRRRRGRKTGAGDNLATPTN